Proteins from a genomic interval of Phaeobacter gallaeciensis DSM 26640:
- a CDS encoding ABC transporter ATP-binding protein yields the protein MTHPVMEIDDLSLTFQLPRSLVDVIRKRPGRAVRALNGVSLALQKGETLGVVGESGCGKSTLARCIVRLYQPQHGSIRHHGQDIFAEGTRSDRSYNRRVQMMFQDPYSSLNPRMTCGQILSEALHVHKMRPTDEIPARVEELLELVRLPADAAQKLPHEFSGGQRQRIAIARALAVEPEVLIADELVSALDVSVQAQVVNLLLELQEQLDLTILFVAHDLRLVRHVSHRVAVIYLGRIVEIGDSETLFANPAHPYSQALLSAAPSLDPDDTGDAIRLEGELPSPLNVPPGCPFHVRCAHAADVCRRDVPRLRPLGDRGEVACHLAEEIPQNA from the coding sequence ATGACGCATCCGGTGATGGAGATTGACGATCTCAGCCTGACCTTTCAACTGCCGCGCAGCTTGGTCGATGTGATACGAAAGAGACCTGGGCGCGCTGTGCGGGCGCTGAATGGTGTCAGCCTGGCGCTGCAAAAGGGGGAAACCCTTGGCGTTGTTGGTGAATCGGGATGTGGCAAATCCACGTTGGCGCGCTGCATCGTCCGGCTTTATCAGCCGCAGCACGGCAGTATTCGCCACCATGGGCAGGATATTTTTGCTGAAGGGACACGCAGCGATCGCAGTTATAACCGGCGCGTGCAGATGATGTTTCAGGATCCCTATTCCTCGCTCAATCCGCGTATGACCTGCGGCCAAATCCTGAGCGAAGCCCTACATGTGCATAAAATGCGCCCGACGGATGAAATCCCGGCGCGGGTGGAGGAGCTGTTGGAGCTGGTCCGGCTACCTGCTGATGCGGCTCAGAAACTGCCGCATGAGTTTTCCGGTGGGCAACGCCAGAGGATTGCGATTGCCCGCGCGCTGGCGGTGGAGCCGGAGGTGCTGATTGCCGATGAGCTGGTGTCTGCGCTGGATGTCTCAGTTCAGGCGCAGGTGGTGAACCTGCTCCTGGAATTGCAGGAGCAACTGGATCTGACCATCCTATTTGTGGCCCATGATCTGCGATTGGTGCGTCATGTCTCTCACCGCGTAGCGGTGATCTATCTGGGTCGTATCGTGGAAATCGGCGACAGCGAGACCCTGTTTGCAAACCCTGCACATCCCTATTCGCAGGCTTTGTTGAGTGCGGCGCCCTCGCTTGACCCGGATGATACGGGCGATGCGATCCGGCTGGAGGGAGAGCTGCCCTCGCCGTTGAATGTACCGCCGGGCTGCCCGTTTCATGTGCGCTGTGCTCATGCCGCCGATGTCTGCAGGCGGGATGTTCCGCGCCTGCGCCCCCTTGGCGACCGTGGTGAAGTCGCCTGCCATCTTGCTGAAGAGATCCCCCAAAATGCCTGA
- a CDS encoding M24 family metallopeptidase → MPDTLSTPPAAARIADLRLELTARNLDAFILPRFDAHQGEYVAPHDERLAYVTGFTGSAGMAIVTAETVAVFVDGRYSVQVANECAGPLFSRLHIFEQPPEHWLSSVARDGWQVGYDPMHLPPGWYDRFAVACAQAGAAMQPQQDNPVDAVWQDQPPPPSGKVTVFPVQLSGRSCAEKCSDMVAHLNEQGAECLVETQPDNIAWLLNLRGDDVAFNPMPQSFLIADRTGEVSWFVNPAKLNEAVQDHLPAAVTAYPISEFLSTLRRLCVAGAGVLFDPDFSPVAVRETIAEAGATPVPMASALTRAKAIKNPVELAGLHNCHVQDGVAWAEFSCWLAEAVPARAALGHPVTEREAEAKILSFRQDRPGFLTESFQTISAAGGNAAMCHYAATNGRNAPILPEHPYLLDSGGQYETGTTDATRSFAFDLRPEGYDRAYTAVFKAFHALATLRFPRGTQGHHIDAICRRPLWDLGLDYDHGTGHGIGHRLSVHEHPQRIGKPFNPVDLTAGMVVSIEPGYYEADRFGIRIENIFEIIEEPNGFLAFRNMTWAPIQTDMLIPDALTAAERLWLNSYHQQVSQRLAPLLSEAAQAWLSVVTAEI, encoded by the coding sequence ATGCCTGACACTTTGAGCACGCCGCCTGCGGCCGCCCGTATCGCCGATCTGCGTTTGGAGCTGACCGCCCGCAATCTTGATGCTTTCATTTTGCCCCGGTTTGATGCCCATCAGGGGGAGTATGTCGCGCCGCATGACGAACGTTTGGCCTATGTCACCGGTTTTACCGGCTCCGCCGGAATGGCGATCGTGACGGCAGAGACCGTCGCGGTGTTCGTCGATGGCCGCTACAGTGTGCAGGTTGCGAATGAATGTGCAGGCCCATTGTTTTCGCGGTTGCACATCTTTGAGCAACCGCCGGAGCACTGGCTTTCCTCGGTTGCGCGGGACGGCTGGCAGGTGGGATATGATCCAATGCACCTGCCGCCCGGTTGGTATGACCGGTTTGCTGTGGCCTGCGCGCAGGCAGGGGCTGCAATGCAACCGCAGCAAGACAATCCGGTGGATGCCGTTTGGCAGGATCAGCCGCCCCCACCGTCGGGGAAGGTGACGGTGTTCCCTGTGCAATTGTCGGGGCGCAGCTGTGCTGAAAAATGTAGCGATATGGTTGCGCATCTGAACGAGCAAGGCGCCGAATGTCTGGTGGAGACCCAGCCGGACAATATCGCCTGGCTGCTCAATCTGCGCGGAGACGATGTGGCATTTAATCCGATGCCGCAATCGTTTCTCATTGCGGACCGGACCGGTGAAGTTTCCTGGTTTGTCAATCCTGCCAAACTGAATGAGGCGGTGCAGGATCACCTTCCCGCCGCCGTGACCGCTTATCCGATCTCAGAGTTTCTCAGCACTTTGCGCCGTTTATGCGTTGCGGGCGCGGGGGTGCTGTTCGACCCTGATTTCTCACCCGTGGCTGTCCGCGAGACGATTGCAGAAGCAGGGGCCACGCCGGTTCCGATGGCCAGCGCGTTGACCCGGGCGAAAGCGATCAAAAATCCGGTGGAACTGGCGGGGCTGCACAACTGTCATGTTCAGGATGGTGTCGCCTGGGCGGAGTTTTCATGCTGGCTCGCTGAAGCAGTCCCGGCCCGTGCCGCTCTTGGTCATCCGGTGACCGAGCGCGAAGCCGAAGCGAAAATCCTGTCCTTTCGACAAGACCGCCCGGGTTTCCTGACCGAGAGTTTTCAGACCATCTCCGCCGCTGGGGGGAATGCTGCCATGTGCCATTACGCGGCCACCAATGGTCGGAATGCGCCGATACTGCCAGAACACCCCTATCTGTTGGACAGCGGCGGCCAGTATGAGACAGGGACCACCGATGCCACGCGCAGCTTTGCGTTTGATCTGCGCCCCGAAGGATACGACCGGGCCTATACGGCCGTTTTCAAAGCCTTCCATGCGCTTGCCACGCTGCGGTTTCCGCGCGGTACCCAAGGGCATCACATTGATGCGATCTGCCGACGCCCGCTCTGGGACCTGGGTCTTGATTACGATCATGGCACCGGTCACGGGATCGGGCACCGACTGTCTGTTCATGAGCATCCCCAACGCATCGGCAAGCCCTTTAATCCGGTGGATCTGACCGCAGGCATGGTGGTGTCGATTGAGCCGGGCTATTATGAGGCTGATCGGTTTGGCATCCGCATCGAGAATATCTTTGAAATCATTGAAGAACCGAATGGTTTCTTAGCGTTTCGGAATATGACGTGGGCACCGATACAGACCGATATGCTGATCCCTGATGCATTGACTGCGGCTGAACGACTGTGGCTGAACAGCTATCATCAACAGGTATCACAACGGCTGGCGCCGTTGCTAAGTGAGGCTGCACAGGCGTGGCTGTCTGTGGTGACTGCGGAGATCTGA
- a CDS encoding methyl-accepting chemotaxis protein, which yields MPALFNTISGKLLAATTVAITGLMLCFSIFTALNESQQVRERVLEGASQRASDISQSLSSQLVEATSAASALGGALSGYIEDGEATTADLIKIMEGVPGRYDLVFSSWMSAIPDGATEDFITGPEGRNADGIFAAYWTKSDTGGLNFETFEVDPNDTSEWYRLPIDSGESVITEPYLTNENRLLTSVSVPVNAQGQIVGVAGVDIVLDNLGEFVRGLSVYEGGSVMLLGQGGKWLSHPDPELLTQSFEGEEVAEFQAAVDTGEVQIVSDRADGSTRLFYPFTAYGMNKTWVVVLDVPRHVFVNPVKASIYEQLTTNVLLLGLTLATIFFSVRSLVRRPLGKMLGVMKDLTEGKVHEPVDIPKRKDEIGAMAASIETLRQGLASKEELEATQLREKQQQEEVVTTLAQQLQQLAGGRLDVEIHEEMPRQYEGLRQDFNNTVEQLSKLITSVNDSADSIDTGLTEIASATNDLSQRTEQSALQLEETAASLSELTQNVQHVARGARETDALVTSVSQNATNSSAVARETVDAMDSIAATSEQITRITGMIDDIAFQTNLLALNAGVEAARAGEAGRGFSVVAAEVRSLALRSSESALEIKKLITASEAQVAHGVDLVGRTNDSLTTIMNAIGSISEHVGDIAKQADEQSNGISELNGAMSTLESAQQQNAAMCEETAAACSSLDHETTNLSRLVTAFQTGDRAQPQQTQAQHGYVAAA from the coding sequence ATGCCAGCTCTGTTTAATACAATTTCAGGTAAGCTTCTTGCTGCGACAACAGTTGCTATCACCGGGTTGATGCTGTGCTTCAGCATCTTCACGGCTCTCAATGAGTCGCAGCAGGTTCGAGAGCGTGTGCTGGAAGGCGCGTCCCAACGCGCCTCGGATATTTCCCAGAGCCTGTCTTCGCAACTGGTTGAGGCAACCTCGGCCGCATCTGCTCTCGGTGGAGCCTTGTCCGGCTACATCGAAGATGGCGAAGCGACCACCGCCGATCTGATCAAAATCATGGAAGGTGTACCAGGCCGTTACGATCTGGTGTTTTCCTCCTGGATGTCCGCAATCCCCGACGGCGCCACTGAGGATTTCATCACAGGACCCGAAGGGCGCAATGCGGATGGGATCTTTGCCGCGTATTGGACCAAATCAGATACGGGAGGGTTGAACTTCGAGACGTTCGAAGTTGATCCAAACGATACGTCTGAATGGTACCGTTTGCCTATTGATAGCGGCGAGAGCGTCATCACGGAGCCGTATCTCACCAATGAAAATCGACTGCTGACATCAGTCTCGGTCCCGGTGAATGCGCAGGGACAAATCGTTGGCGTCGCCGGTGTCGACATTGTGCTCGACAATCTGGGCGAATTCGTTCGTGGGCTGTCTGTCTACGAAGGCGGAAGTGTAATGCTGCTGGGGCAGGGCGGTAAATGGCTGTCCCATCCCGACCCAGAACTGCTGACCCAGTCGTTTGAGGGAGAAGAAGTGGCTGAGTTTCAGGCGGCTGTTGATACGGGTGAGGTGCAGATCGTTTCGGATCGTGCGGATGGATCTACACGCCTGTTCTACCCGTTTACCGCCTATGGCATGAACAAGACCTGGGTGGTGGTTCTGGATGTGCCCCGACACGTCTTCGTCAATCCCGTAAAGGCGAGCATTTATGAACAGCTGACGACGAATGTGCTTCTGCTGGGTCTGACTCTGGCGACCATATTTTTTTCGGTTCGTTCGCTGGTCCGACGCCCCTTGGGAAAGATGCTTGGCGTCATGAAGGACCTGACCGAAGGGAAAGTTCACGAGCCTGTCGATATTCCAAAGCGAAAAGACGAGATTGGAGCGATGGCGGCTTCCATCGAGACTCTGCGTCAGGGCCTTGCCTCCAAGGAAGAGCTGGAAGCAACTCAGCTGCGCGAGAAACAGCAGCAGGAAGAGGTCGTCACAACACTTGCACAGCAGCTCCAGCAATTGGCCGGTGGACGGCTGGATGTCGAAATTCACGAAGAGATGCCGCGCCAGTACGAGGGGCTGCGTCAGGATTTCAACAACACGGTAGAGCAACTGAGCAAGTTGATCACCTCAGTCAATGACTCCGCTGATTCCATCGATACCGGACTGACAGAAATTGCGTCTGCGACCAATGATCTCTCTCAGCGGACTGAGCAATCAGCGCTGCAGTTGGAGGAGACGGCGGCTTCGCTGAGCGAGCTCACGCAGAATGTGCAACATGTCGCCCGCGGCGCCCGAGAAACCGACGCCCTAGTCACCTCTGTGAGCCAGAATGCAACAAACAGTTCAGCCGTCGCGCGCGAAACGGTGGATGCAATGGATTCCATTGCCGCGACGTCCGAGCAGATCACGCGGATCACCGGTATGATTGATGACATCGCGTTCCAGACCAACCTCCTGGCATTGAATGCCGGCGTCGAAGCCGCGCGGGCGGGTGAAGCAGGGCGCGGGTTCTCAGTGGTGGCGGCGGAAGTCCGCAGTCTTGCCCTGCGTTCCTCTGAATCCGCTCTTGAAATCAAGAAGCTGATTACCGCGTCCGAGGCGCAGGTGGCCCATGGTGTTGATCTGGTCGGCCGGACGAATGACTCGCTGACCACGATCATGAATGCCATCGGTAGTATTTCCGAACATGTCGGCGATATTGCCAAGCAGGCGGACGAGCAGTCGAATGGCATCTCGGAGTTGAATGGGGCCATGAGCACGCTGGAATCCGCACAACAACAGAATGCCGCGATGTGTGAAGAGACCGCTGCAGCCTGTAGTTCTCTCGATCATGAGACAACGAACCTGTCTCGATTGGTTACGGCGTTTCAAACCGGTGACCGCGCACAGCCCCAGCAAACACAGGCCCAGCATGGCTACGTTGCTGCCGCCTAG
- a CDS encoding oligosaccharide flippase family protein, which yields MHDSNTDASTLSHVSRGRGRLALLGVFWSFVNIMVSNGLTVVVFLVTSLLLEPADFGAVALATSIVIWVMTVVPLPLGDAIIQRSDLRQAHLDSAFWLTMAIALAAIAVLVFTAPLIAAWTKLDVLTVILPVLSLRILFVSLGNIPAALVNRRMEFRHIALRTTLANGLGAAGCLLLVLQGYAIWALIMAQVITAVVGCIVSYWTADWRPGFQLSRAALTDLRGFTLFTMGGRMIEPTKINQILIGVVAGPAVLGIFFFARRICEILQELTIGTLLPVTRVLFASLQTEKDQRREAFILSSFAAATAAFPLFIGFIIVAPTAIPFVFGSKWLAAIYPLQCFAMLSLMMSIGVMQASLVRFSGHARWWFGFECVVSLSGFAAILLLSPEGLNRIMSALVGISFLLWPIATRKTLKILDMSAATYIFEALRPALISVSMMAIALFALRELGPPMYGTPQLLAQFAVAIPTYSVMIFLVGRDRLQQILNKIRSSRNIRAQ from the coding sequence ATGCACGACAGCAATACAGACGCATCAACACTGAGCCACGTATCAAGAGGCCGTGGCCGCCTCGCGTTGCTCGGGGTGTTCTGGTCTTTCGTGAATATCATGGTCAGCAATGGTCTCACTGTTGTTGTTTTCCTCGTGACCTCTCTGCTGTTGGAGCCTGCCGATTTTGGCGCGGTCGCCCTCGCAACATCGATTGTGATTTGGGTGATGACAGTGGTGCCCCTCCCCCTTGGCGACGCCATTATTCAACGCAGCGATCTGAGGCAGGCACATCTCGACAGTGCTTTCTGGCTGACTATGGCCATTGCCTTGGCCGCGATCGCGGTCTTGGTTTTCACAGCCCCGCTGATTGCCGCCTGGACCAAACTTGATGTGCTGACAGTCATTCTACCGGTCTTGTCCCTGCGCATTCTCTTCGTATCGCTTGGAAATATCCCTGCTGCTCTGGTGAACCGGCGGATGGAGTTTCGCCATATTGCCCTTCGCACAACGCTTGCCAACGGGCTTGGCGCTGCGGGTTGCCTGCTGCTCGTCCTCCAAGGCTATGCCATCTGGGCGCTGATCATGGCACAGGTCATCACCGCAGTGGTTGGCTGCATTGTGTCCTATTGGACTGCGGATTGGCGTCCGGGATTTCAGCTGTCGCGCGCGGCACTGACTGATTTGCGCGGTTTCACCCTGTTCACCATGGGTGGGCGGATGATCGAACCAACCAAGATCAACCAGATCCTAATCGGGGTGGTTGCGGGGCCCGCTGTGCTCGGTATTTTCTTCTTCGCACGTAGAATTTGCGAGATCCTGCAGGAGCTGACTATCGGGACATTGCTGCCAGTCACAAGGGTCCTGTTCGCCAGCCTACAGACGGAAAAGGATCAGCGCCGCGAAGCCTTTATCCTCAGCAGCTTTGCCGCAGCAACAGCTGCCTTTCCACTCTTCATCGGCTTTATCATCGTGGCACCAACCGCCATCCCCTTTGTCTTTGGCAGCAAATGGCTGGCAGCAATCTATCCGTTGCAGTGTTTTGCCATGCTAAGCCTCATGATGAGCATCGGCGTCATGCAGGCCTCTCTGGTTCGGTTCTCAGGTCATGCAAGGTGGTGGTTCGGCTTCGAATGTGTGGTCAGCCTGTCGGGATTTGCGGCAATTTTGCTGCTATCCCCTGAAGGGCTGAACCGGATCATGTCCGCACTCGTAGGCATTTCCTTCCTGCTGTGGCCAATCGCAACACGCAAAACCCTGAAGATACTCGATATGTCGGCAGCAACATATATATTCGAGGCCCTGCGACCTGCCCTGATATCCGTGTCCATGATGGCCATTGCCCTGTTTGCCCTGCGCGAACTGGGTCCACCCATGTATGGTACCCCGCAACTTTTGGCGCAGTTTGCCGTGGCCATCCCAACCTATAGTGTCATGATCTTCCTGGTTGGGCGGGACCGGCTGCAGCAGATATTGAACAAAATTCGCAGCAGCCGAAACATTCGCGCGCAGTGA
- a CDS encoding sugar transferase — protein MSDITNFDNLRSPVGCEQTAPRRIGLYAIIGKRLLDILLALTLFPVLSPVIALLWMISRRDGGPGFFGHTRIGKDGTPFTCWKIRTMIHGAEDVLAEHLKTDAEAAQEWARDRKLSRDPRITSLGLFLRRSSLDELPQIWNVLRGDMSFVGPRPIVRSELSKYGSAAPIYLSQKPGITGLWQVSGRNDVSYEDRVSFDIDYLERRTFSFDIKLILLTGLSVIGQTGR, from the coding sequence ATGAGCGACATTACAAATTTCGACAACCTGCGCTCACCCGTCGGCTGCGAGCAGACCGCTCCACGGCGTATTGGCCTTTACGCCATCATCGGGAAACGCCTTCTAGATATCCTCTTGGCCCTGACACTGTTTCCAGTACTTTCGCCGGTGATTGCCCTTCTGTGGATGATCAGCCGACGTGACGGAGGACCAGGCTTCTTCGGTCACACGCGCATCGGAAAGGACGGTACCCCCTTCACCTGCTGGAAAATTCGCACCATGATTCACGGTGCCGAAGACGTATTGGCTGAGCATCTGAAAACTGACGCCGAGGCAGCCCAGGAATGGGCGCGCGACCGTAAGCTGAGCCGCGACCCGCGGATCACCAGCCTGGGCCTGTTTCTCCGCCGCAGCAGTCTGGACGAGCTGCCACAGATCTGGAACGTGCTGCGCGGCGACATGAGTTTCGTCGGGCCACGGCCAATCGTGCGCAGTGAGCTGAGTAAATACGGATCCGCTGCGCCGATCTACCTCAGCCAGAAGCCGGGAATCACCGGCCTGTGGCAGGTGTCCGGGCGCAATGATGTGAGCTATGAGGACCGCGTCTCTTTTGATATTGATTACCTCGAACGCCGGACATTCAGCTTTGATATCAAACTGATCCTGTTGACTGGCCTGTCGGTGATCGGACAGACCGGACGGTAA
- a CDS encoding aldose epimerase family protein: MPPARLSSTGAPPPHTHLPETASDQLRWLDLEDDHLRLRILNFGAITARLDLRTDDGWVPMVLGYRDIAAYLWDPFYLGAIVGRVANRIGGARFDLAGRLIALDANEGGNQLHGGAAGLGRVFWDLQQVTDDVVELSYTSVEGENGYPGCAEFLLRITVSGTSVSYDMRASVDKMTPINLAQHNYYTLGTKGDIWGHRLRCPAAAHLPLRPDGVPTGAIAPVAGTPFDFTDGQSFAKLDPQRRGTDTHVIFSKGADSHMPEVATLTAPNGVAMRVCSDQPGAQIYTATHLNSAVAAQDGQQLAPFAAVCIEPQGFPDAVNQPDFPSVMVHPGRPYHQKLLLDFSTNEADQDD, from the coding sequence ATGCCACCAGCCAGACTGTCATCTACTGGAGCACCTCCGCCGCACACGCATCTGCCGGAGACCGCCTCTGATCAGCTGCGATGGCTGGATCTGGAAGATGATCACCTGCGGCTTCGGATTCTCAACTTCGGCGCAATTACGGCGCGTCTGGATCTGCGCACCGATGATGGATGGGTGCCGATGGTTCTGGGCTATCGCGATATCGCCGCTTATCTGTGGGACCCTTTCTATCTGGGGGCTATCGTGGGTCGGGTGGCCAATCGCATTGGCGGCGCCCGTTTCGATCTGGCAGGACGACTGATTGCCCTGGATGCCAATGAGGGGGGCAATCAGCTGCATGGTGGGGCGGCGGGTCTCGGGCGGGTATTCTGGGATCTCCAGCAGGTGACTGATGATGTGGTGGAGCTGAGCTATACTTCAGTTGAGGGTGAGAATGGCTATCCCGGGTGCGCTGAGTTCCTGCTGCGGATCACAGTGTCTGGAACCAGTGTAAGCTATGATATGAGGGCCAGCGTTGATAAGATGACCCCAATCAATCTGGCTCAGCACAATTATTATACGCTGGGTACCAAAGGTGACATTTGGGGGCACCGCCTTCGCTGCCCTGCGGCCGCCCATCTTCCGCTGCGTCCGGACGGGGTGCCAACAGGCGCGATTGCGCCTGTCGCGGGGACTCCGTTTGATTTTACCGATGGGCAGTCCTTTGCAAAGCTGGATCCACAGCGACGCGGGACCGACACTCATGTCATCTTTTCCAAGGGTGCCGATAGCCATATGCCGGAGGTTGCGACGTTGACTGCTCCAAACGGTGTCGCCATGCGGGTTTGTTCGGATCAGCCGGGTGCGCAGATCTATACCGCAACACATCTGAACAGCGCGGTGGCGGCTCAAGACGGGCAGCAGCTTGCACCCTTCGCCGCTGTCTGTATCGAGCCACAGGGGTTCCCGGATGCCGTCAATCAACCTGATTTTCCAAGTGTTATGGTGCATCCGGGACGGCCTTATCACCAGAAGCTATTATTGGATTTCTCGACAAATGAGGCGGATCAGGATGACTGA
- a CDS encoding cytochrome-c peroxidase — MTECWRRSGLLGCVIASLSLAAYARGGIAETKHQPLDLGPRPSFALMDQAQVELGQLLFYDPILSGNRNISCASCHHPRFGTGDGVSLSLGEGANGLGLKRQVDPENLPEQRIPRNAPALWNLGARGMDVMFHDGRLEADPAYGSGIRTPLEGDMLSGFDSALSAQAMFPVLSADEMAGHYRENEVSRAVRLGQLSHRGGAWDLIAGRVADIPEYRQRFDRVLGTGAPIRFTDIGNMLAAFIRFEWRADNSPFDRAQIQGEPLPPVAARGQDLFYGAGGCSQCHSGWLQTDNGFHAIAMPQLGPGKAARFEAHARDEGRLRVTGNPDDAYRFRTPSLRNVALTAPYGHSGAYATLEAVVRHHLDPLDALMAYDRSQVVLPALQDADDWAAMDDPAEVQRIASANDLAPVTLSDDEIADLVAFLEALTDSTAAAGRLGVPASVPSGLPVEQ, encoded by the coding sequence ATGACTGAGTGTTGGCGTCGGAGCGGCCTTCTGGGGTGTGTCATCGCTAGTCTGAGCCTTGCGGCCTACGCTCGCGGGGGCATCGCAGAGACCAAGCATCAGCCCTTGGATCTGGGTCCACGTCCGAGTTTCGCGCTGATGGATCAGGCACAGGTCGAGTTGGGGCAGCTCTTGTTCTACGATCCGATCCTGTCAGGCAATCGCAACATCAGCTGCGCGAGCTGTCATCATCCGCGGTTTGGCACTGGTGATGGTGTGTCGCTGTCGCTGGGTGAGGGAGCAAACGGGCTGGGCCTCAAACGACAGGTGGATCCCGAAAACCTACCGGAGCAACGCATCCCGCGCAATGCGCCTGCACTTTGGAATCTTGGCGCGCGGGGTATGGATGTCATGTTTCATGACGGCAGGCTGGAGGCAGATCCGGCTTATGGATCAGGTATCCGTACACCGTTGGAGGGCGATATGCTGTCTGGTTTTGACTCGGCGCTGTCTGCCCAGGCGATGTTTCCAGTACTCTCAGCAGATGAGATGGCAGGTCACTACCGTGAAAACGAAGTGTCCCGCGCGGTGCGCCTGGGTCAGTTGAGTCATCGGGGCGGTGCATGGGACCTGATTGCGGGTCGGGTGGCGGATATTCCGGAATACAGGCAGCGGTTTGATCGCGTTTTGGGCACTGGAGCCCCCATTCGGTTCACGGATATCGGCAATATGCTTGCAGCCTTTATCCGGTTTGAGTGGCGGGCCGATAACAGCCCGTTTGACCGTGCGCAGATTCAGGGAGAGCCGTTGCCGCCCGTCGCAGCGCGGGGGCAGGACTTGTTTTATGGCGCGGGGGGCTGCAGCCAATGCCATTCCGGTTGGTTGCAGACGGACAATGGGTTTCACGCAATCGCAATGCCACAACTCGGACCGGGAAAGGCGGCGCGGTTTGAAGCTCATGCCCGCGATGAAGGCCGGTTGCGGGTGACCGGAAACCCTGATGATGCGTATAGGTTTCGCACCCCCTCGCTGCGGAATGTTGCGCTGACGGCGCCCTATGGGCACAGCGGCGCCTACGCCACGCTGGAGGCGGTTGTGCGTCATCATCTGGACCCGCTGGATGCGTTGATGGCATATGACCGCAGTCAGGTGGTTCTGCCTGCACTGCAAGACGCCGATGATTGGGCTGCAATGGATGATCCTGCGGAGGTGCAGCGTATCGCATCCGCCAATGATCTGGCGCCCGTTACGCTGAGTGACGATGAGATCGCCGATCTTGTCGCCTTTCTTGAGGCCCTGACCGATAGCACAGCGGCGGCGGGGCGGCTTGGCGTGCCTGCTAGCGTACCCTCAGGCCTGCCTGTCGAGCAATAG